In Agrobacterium tumefaciens, a single genomic region encodes these proteins:
- a CDS encoding TatD family hydrolase, translating into MLIDTHCHLDFPDFEAERDDIIARAHASGVSQMVTISTRVRRLPELLKITEHYPSVFCSVGTHPNNADEELDISADDLVRLAESHDKIVAIGEAGLDYFYDTQKPEDQKTGLIRHIEAARRTKLPLVIHSRSADDDMAAILRAESGKGAFPFILHCFSAGPELAKTGVELGGYVSFSGILTFPKSQDIRDIAATVPLDRLLVETDAPYLAPKRWRGKRNEPSYVVNTAEVLAEVHGISFERMAEITTENAFRCFSKMTRV; encoded by the coding sequence ATGCTGATCGATACGCATTGCCATCTGGATTTCCCCGATTTCGAGGCGGAGCGCGACGATATCATCGCCCGCGCCCATGCCTCCGGTGTGAGCCAGATGGTGACGATTTCGACCCGGGTGCGCCGCCTGCCGGAGCTTTTGAAAATCACGGAACACTATCCCTCCGTTTTCTGCTCGGTCGGTACACATCCGAACAATGCCGACGAGGAACTCGACATTTCCGCCGACGACCTGGTGCGGCTTGCGGAAAGTCACGACAAGATCGTGGCGATCGGCGAGGCGGGTCTGGATTATTTCTACGACACGCAGAAGCCGGAAGACCAGAAGACCGGTCTCATCCGCCATATCGAGGCGGCAAGAAGAACGAAGCTCCCGCTCGTCATCCACAGCCGCAGCGCCGATGACGACATGGCCGCTATCCTGCGCGCCGAAAGCGGGAAGGGCGCATTTCCCTTCATCCTGCACTGCTTTTCCGCCGGACCGGAACTGGCGAAAACTGGCGTCGAGCTTGGCGGTTACGTGTCCTTTTCCGGCATCCTGACATTCCCGAAGTCGCAGGATATTCGCGATATCGCCGCTACCGTGCCGCTGGACAGGCTGCTCGTTGAAACCGATGCGCCCTATCTTGCGCCGAAGCGCTGGCGCGGCAAGCGTAACGAACCGTCCTATGTCGTCAACACGGCCGAGGTTCTGGCTGAGGTGCATGGCATCTCGTTCGAGCGCATGGCCGAAATCACCACCGAAAACGCCTTTCGCTGCTTTTCCAAGATGACAAGGGTGTAG